GGTAGCGCGAGGCGAGCCGGACGCCGGTGGGCTGGGGGAGCGAATCGGGCAGCATCGTGCGCTGCAGCTCGTCGGCGATGTAGGCCTCGCGCCCGTACAGCACGGCCTTGTCGATACCGAGCGCGGTGTGCGTCGCCAACTGCGCCGCGACCAGCAGATCACTGGCCTCGAACGGGGTGCGCTCGGTGCCCCGCACGAAGACCGCCGCCCCGATGACCCGCCGCCGGCCGCGCAGCGGGGCGAGGATCGCCCGGTGCCCGGTGGGGACGGACCGGCCGGGGCCGAGCAGCTCCGGCAGCGCGGCCCGCGCCGCCGCGGAGTCGCCGAACACCGGCCGCACCCCGCGCAGCACCTCGGCCAGAGCACCGCCCGCCCGCACCTCGCACAGCTCGGCGGCGGGCATCAGGTCGGCCTGCGGGTCCAGGATCAGCGGCCGCAGCCGCTCCGTCTCGGAACCGGCCGCCTCGGCGCCCTCCTCGTCGCTGACACGCAGCCGGTCGCTGCGCCGCAGCCGCAGGACGAACGGGCTCACCGGGCGCTCGTCGCCCACCGGCAGCGGATCGCGGAGATAGACCAGGATCGCGTCGGAGAACGTCGGCACACTGGCCCGGCACAGCCCGAGGACGATCTCGTCCAGGTCTATGCCCCGGGCGATCCGCCGGGTCGCCGCGCCGACGAACCGCAGCCGGTCGCCCTCGCGGCGGGTGGCCGCCTGCGCGTCGGCGACGGCGGCCGCTCCGGGACCCGGGTTCGGCGCGGCGGCCGGAGCCGGCACCGCGGCAGCGGCAGCCGCGGCCGCGGCGTCCTGCTGCCGGGGCCGGGTGCGCTCCTGCGGCCGGGCAGCCAGCGGCTGTCGGCCTTCGTGGGAGGTGGGGTGCTCCGTCACGCGTGGGATTCCGTCCGTCCGGGCCGGTTGTATGAGGCAGTCGCCTCGTGGGGCGTCACTGTGCCCCGGCAAGCGCGGGAAGAACAACGGCTGTCACCGGATGCCCCCGATGAAGGGGCCGAAACCGAGCGCCTCGGAGATGGCCGACAGGCGACCCCTCCGGCTGCGGACGCGACGAGCGGGCAGCGGACGGCGTGCATGTCTCCACCCCCTCGTGGCGGCTCCCGCGACCGAGCGGAACGTCCGGGTCCGTGGCCCGTCGCTCCGCACGACCGGCGTGATGACTTGTGGTCAGTTCCGGTGTGGTGCCCGCTGGTTGCGGCGATCGGCCCTCCGTACGACCGGACCTGCCGACCAGGCCGCCCGAAGGGTTCTTCCAGGGTCTCACGACGGCATACGGGCCGGGGTGCGGTCCCAGTCATCCGGCAGCGGCGGAACCTGCCACCCCGGATCGGGCCGCCAGTGCTCCCAGCCGTCCCGGAACGGCGGCCCCCAGGCGGTGATCACCTCGACCGCCGCCAGGCCCGCCTCCCGGACCCGCCGGGCCGTCCCCCGGTCCATCAGGCCGACCTGCTGAGCCTGCGCGAACTCGTCCTCGTCGAGCCACTTCCAGCTCCGGTCGGGGTTCACGGAGATGTCGAGAAAGTGATCCTCGGAATCCACCCCTCCGGACCACCGGGTGCGGGGCTCCTCCAGATTCACGTACCAGTTGCGGAACATCCAGCCGCGGTCCCAGAACAGCCACACCGACCACGGGTCGTCCGGCCGGGCCAGCTTCAGCACCCCGGAGCCGAACCACGTCGAGCGGGCCGTGGTGCGCGGCGCGGTGTAGCGGGTGGCCAGCGGTTCGGCGTGCACCTGGGTGCCGTTCGCCAGGACCGGCCGCACGCACTCGGTGCCCGGCGCCATCCAGACGGCGAGCAGCTCGTCGGTGTCCTGCACGACGGTCACCGGACGGCAGATGTGCACGGGCGGGGCAGCGGCCGTCCGGTGGGCCCGGCCGTTGTCGCGGTAGCGCCAGAGGATCTGGTCCCCCGGCGCCCAGCGTGCGCACTCTCCCGTACCTGTCATGGAGAGATCTTACGGAGCGCTCCCACCGGCCCGCTGCGACTCAGGTCACCCGGGGCTCACGGACGGGTCATCCGCAGTACGTCCAGCGCCTCGTCGAGCTGTTCCAGCGTCAGGTCGCCGCGGTCCACATACCCCGAGGCCAGGACCGTCTCGCGGATCGTCGTCCCGTCCTTGAGCGACCTCTTGGCGACCTTCGCCGCCTCCTCGTAGCCGATGTACTTGTTGAGCGGGGTCACCACCGACGGGGACGACTCCGCGTAGGCGCGGGCCCGCTCGACGTCGGCGGTGATGCCGTCGACCGTACGGTCCGCGAGCAGCCGGGAGGCGTTGGCCAGCAGCCGCACCGACTCCAGGAGGTTCTTCGCGATGACCGGGAGCATCACGTTCAGCTCGAAGTTGCCCGCGGCACCCGCCGTGGCCACCGTCGCGTCGTTGCCGGTGACCTGGGCGGCGACCATCAGGACCGCCTCGGGGATCACGGGGTTGACCTTGCCCGGCATGATCGACGAGCCCGGCTGGAGGTCGGGCAGCGCGATCTCCGCGAGACCCGTGCGCGGACCCGACGCCATCCACCGCAGATCGTTGGAGATCTTCGTCAGCGACACCGCGATGGTCCGCAGCTGGCCCGAGGTCTCCACCAGCCCGTCCCGCGCGCCCTGCGCCTCGAAGTGGTCGCGGGCCTCGGTCAGCGGCAGCCCCGTGGCCTCGGCGACCTCCGCGATCACGGCGGCGGAGAAGCCCGGCGGGGTGTTGATGCCGGTGCCCACCGCCGTACCGCCCAGCGGCAGTTCGGCGAGCCGGGGCAGGGAGGCGCGCAGCCGCTCCACGCCGTAGCGGATCTGCGCGGCGTAGCCGCCGAACTCCTGGCCGAGGGTGACCGGGGTGGCGTCCATCAGATGCGTACGGCCGGACTTCACGACATCCGCGAATTCGGCTGATTTCCGCCCCAGGGAATCGGCCAGGTGATCGAGCGCGGGGATCAGATCGGCCGTCACGGCGGCGGTGGCCGCGATGTGGATGGAGGACGGGAAGACGTCGTTGGACGACTGCGAGGCGTTCACATGGTCGTTGGGGTGGACCTCGCGGCCGAGGCGCTCGGTGGCCAGGGTGGCGATCACCTCGTTGGTGTTCATGTTCGACGAGGTGCCCGAACCCGTCTGGAACACGTCGACCGGGAAGTGCTCGTCCCAGCGGCCCGCCGCGACCTCGGCGGCGGCCTCCTGGATCGCCGCGGCGATGTCCGGATCCACCACCTCCAGCTCGGCGTTGACCTTGGCGGCCGCGCCCTTGATCCGGGCCAGCGCCTCGATGTGGGCCCGCTCCAGACGCTGCCCGGAGACGGGGAAGTTCTCCACCGCCCGCTGGGTCTGCGCGCGCCACTTGGCGTGCGCGGGGACCCGCACCTCGCCCATCGAGTCGTGCTCGATCCGGAACCCGGTACCGCCTGCCGTGTCGCCCGATGCGTCAGTCATGTGTTTAAACCTCCTGAAAAAGATGAGCACTTGTCTTGTTCTATGTATTCCCAAGTCGCCTACCGGCCAGTAAATACCGGGGGTAACCACTTACCGGGAGGCGCAATGACGCGCACCAGCACCAGACTTCGAGGGCTCCGAAGCCTTCGCCGGCTCCGCTGTACCGTCGCCGCCACCGTCGCCCTCGCGGCTGCCGTCGGCGGTATGGCCGCCGCCGGACCCGCGGGCGCGACGGAGTCGGCTACCAGCTCTATCGCATCCACCCCTCTTCCGCCCGCGCTGGAAGCCGTCCGGGCCGCCGAAGCCACCCAGCTGTACGGCAGCCCCGCCGAGCGGCCGCTCGCCGAACGCAAGACCGGGCTGATCTCGCTCGGCGACAGCGAGATCTCCGGCGAGGGCGTCGGCACCTACGACCCCGGAACCAACGGGCCGGACAACTGGTGCCACCGCTCCCCGGAAGCCGCCATCCACCGCACGGGCATCGCGGCGGACCTCACGTACAACGTCTCGTGCTCCGGCGCCTATACCGGGAACATCAAAATCGCCGGAAACAAGCAGTACGCCGACGAACTCGTGCAGAGCGACAGCCTCGCGATCAAGGCCCGCAACACGCGGATCAAGATGATCGTGCTGGTCGCCGGGGCCAACGACGACCTCCAGTTCGGACCGGTCATGACGGACTGCGTGGTCCGCTACATCAGCCTCCAGGGCCCCTGCGAGCCGAAGTACGCGGGCGGCTGGCAGGCCCGCGTCGACGCGCTGGTCCCCAAGGTCGAGGCGACGGTCCGCGATCTGCGGACGGTGATGACCGGCGCCGGGTACGCGGACAACGACTACAAGCTCGTCCTGATGGGCTACCCGAGCCCGATCGGGCCGGACTTCCGCGACAACCCGAGCTTCCCCGGCAAGCTCGTCTGCGGGGGCCTCGGCTACGACTCCGACACCGTCTGGGGCCGCAACACCGCCGTGCCCGCCTTCCAGGCCGGCATGCGCAGGGCCGCCGCCAGCACCGGGGCCTCCTACCTCGACAACTCCCGGCTCTTCCACGGCCACGAGGTGTGCAGCGAGGCCCCCTGGGCGCGCGGCCTCTACATCGACCTGAGCAAGCCCGGCCTGCCCGACGAGAACTCGGTCCGGCAGTCCTTCCACCCCAAC
This sequence is a window from Streptomyces parvus. Protein-coding genes within it:
- a CDS encoding ricin-type beta-trefoil lectin domain protein, with the protein product MTRTSTRLRGLRSLRRLRCTVAATVALAAAVGGMAAAGPAGATESATSSIASTPLPPALEAVRAAEATQLYGSPAERPLAERKTGLISLGDSEISGEGVGTYDPGTNGPDNWCHRSPEAAIHRTGIAADLTYNVSCSGAYTGNIKIAGNKQYADELVQSDSLAIKARNTRIKMIVLVAGANDDLQFGPVMTDCVVRYISLQGPCEPKYAGGWQARVDALVPKVEATVRDLRTVMTGAGYADNDYKLVLMGYPSPIGPDFRDNPSFPGKLVCGGLGYDSDTVWGRNTAVPAFQAGMRRAAASTGASYLDNSRLFHGHEVCSEAPWARGLYIDLSKPGLPDENSVRQSFHPNAAGHRAFASCLTQLYDSGLREASCADPASTGNPVLTGKAWDDLFTPLKNEATGTCADVPGSVTRNGTAIGGWDCHGGRNQNWWYDAGTQTLRTALSHDRCLDVSDAAYKPGATLIVWNCAGAANQKFVRQSGTIRPAAATGLCLTLAGAKDPLKLQACDGSAKQRFV
- a CDS encoding DUF402 domain-containing protein, whose translation is MTGTGECARWAPGDQILWRYRDNGRAHRTAAAPPVHICRPVTVVQDTDELLAVWMAPGTECVRPVLANGTQVHAEPLATRYTAPRTTARSTWFGSGVLKLARPDDPWSVWLFWDRGWMFRNWYVNLEEPRTRWSGGVDSEDHFLDISVNPDRSWKWLDEDEFAQAQQVGLMDRGTARRVREAGLAAVEVITAWGPPFRDGWEHWRPDPGWQVPPLPDDWDRTPARMPS
- a CDS encoding aspartate ammonia-lyase is translated as MTDASGDTAGGTGFRIEHDSMGEVRVPAHAKWRAQTQRAVENFPVSGQRLERAHIEALARIKGAAAKVNAELEVVDPDIAAAIQEAAAEVAAGRWDEHFPVDVFQTGSGTSSNMNTNEVIATLATERLGREVHPNDHVNASQSSNDVFPSSIHIAATAAVTADLIPALDHLADSLGRKSAEFADVVKSGRTHLMDATPVTLGQEFGGYAAQIRYGVERLRASLPRLAELPLGGTAVGTGINTPPGFSAAVIAEVAEATGLPLTEARDHFEAQGARDGLVETSGQLRTIAVSLTKISNDLRWMASGPRTGLAEIALPDLQPGSSIMPGKVNPVIPEAVLMVAAQVTGNDATVATAGAAGNFELNVMLPVIAKNLLESVRLLANASRLLADRTVDGITADVERARAYAESSPSVVTPLNKYIGYEEAAKVAKRSLKDGTTIRETVLASGYVDRGDLTLEQLDEALDVLRMTRP